In Orenia marismortui DSM 5156, the sequence GATGTCCTTGGGCCAGAGATTATATTTGGTTAAAGTCATTTAAAGCAGGAAATAAAGAGCTATTGGACTATAAAGGGCCTTATGTTCATCAAGTCTCTTTTAATGGTATTAAGTTAATTATCTTACTTGATGGGAATTCTTTATATATTTATGTACCAGAATTAGAGATTAATAATATTGAATTAATTGAAGAAGCACTAATTTATTCTTCTAACTTGGCTTTTGACAATAATATTGAGAGTTTACATATTAATATAAAAGATAAGTTATGGTCTCAGCTAGATTTATCTGACATATGGGAAATAGAAAAAGAAGAAGAAAGATTAGAAATGAAGATGGAATTTTAAAAAGAGTAATCTTATATAAGATTACTCTTTTTGTTATGATTATAAATTTATTTATTAAAATTAATCTTGGATCTTTAAACCATTTACTATTTGTTCATCTGGATCTACATATAATGTAGTTTGGTTTTCATAATAAACCATACCAGGTTTAGCTCCTTTAGGCTTTTTAACATCTTTGATTGATGTATAATCTACTGGAACATTACTTGAATTTCTGCCTTTACTATAAAAAGCAGCTATTTGAGAGGCTTCTAAAATTGTATTTTCTGGTATTTTATCACCAGTATGATTTCTGATTATAGTATGAGACCCTGGAATATCTTTAACATGTAACCATGTATCTTGGTTATTTGCAATTTTTTTGGTTAATTTATCATTTTGTCTATTGTTCCTACCTACTAAGATATCATATCCATCACTTGATTTGAATTTTAATGGAGGAAGTTTATTATCTTTTTTATTTTTATTATGTCTTTGTTTCTTAATATAACCTTCTTGAATTAACTCTTCATAAATTTCCTCTAATTCATCTAAAGTTGTTGATTGTTCAATATTAACTTCCAATTGTTTCAAATAGTTAATTTCATTTTTAGCTTTTCTTGATTCATTTTTTAAATATTTAACACTTTTTTTAGCTTTTTCATATTTCTTAAAATATTTTTGAGCATTTTCTGCTGGAGACAGCTGCGGGTCTAAGCTAATGGTAATTTCTTTATTATTATCGTAATAATTATTTAGCTTTACTTTTTTATCACCTTTTTTTAGTTGATATATATTTGCGGTAATTAATTCGCCCTTTAGTTGATATTTGTCTGCATTGAGTGCGCCTTTTAATTGGCCTTTTACCTTACGATATTTTTTATGAGCTTTTTCTTTATTATCAGATATAACTTTTGTCATTTTTTCTGTCAATCTATTGATCTTTTTTCTAGTTATACTTTCAACGAAGTAAAAATTCATTAATTCACTAATAGATTCATACTTCTTTTTGGATAAATTAAATTGTTTTAAGTCAACAGCGGAATAGTTTTTGAACGTATTATTATCTTTTAAAATTAATGTAGGCTCAAATTGACTATTCTTTATTTGTTCAAATAAACTGAAGAATTCTAATTTTAATTTATTGATTTCTTCAAAATTACTTAAATCATCTTGAGGATTTAAGTTAGCACGATATGCAATTTCGGTAGCTAGAAGAGGTCCGATTCCTCTATAATTATTCATAATTACTCGATAAATTGGCTCACCAAAATCATCACTTAATAGTTTGAT encodes:
- a CDS encoding Rqc2 family fibronectin-binding protein, with amino-acid sequence MSLDGITLAAIKNEFIDKLIGGRVDKIYQPKNELITIKIRQPGQNINLLISADPQNPRIHISEENFDNPLRPPAFCMLLRKHIESGRIKSVTQPNFERILEITVQHKNNEGELEDKTLVVELMGRHSNIILLNEDKHILDSIKRITSQKSRYREILPGKKYVSPPEQGKHNPLTTNEDEFIKLLSDDFGEPIYRVIMNNYRGIGPLLATEIAYRANLNPQDDLSNFEEINKLKLEFFSLFEQIKNSQFEPTLILKDNNTFKNYSAVDLKQFNLSKKKYESISELMNFYFVESITRKKINRLTEKMTKVISDNKEKAHKKYRKVKGQLKGALNADKYQLKGELITANIYQLKKGDKKVKLNNYYDNNKEITISLDPQLSPAENAQKYFKKYEKAKKSVKYLKNESRKAKNEINYLKQLEVNIEQSTTLDELEEIYEELIQEGYIKKQRHNKNKKDNKLPPLKFKSSDGYDILVGRNNRQNDKLTKKIANNQDTWLHVKDIPGSHTIIRNHTGDKIPENTILEASQIAAFYSKGRNSSNVPVDYTSIKDVKKPKGAKPGMVYYENQTTLYVDPDEQIVNGLKIQD